The genomic stretch AAGAATACCCTTTTAGTTCATCAGCAACATATTTAGCAAGTCGCTTATAAATATTGATTTTAAATGTATCCATATTATTAGATTTATCAATACTCTTGATAACTTCTTCTAATGCATTAGCTCGCTCCATTTCCTCATGAAATTCTGTATCTAATTGAGCTAAATGAAAGCTTACATCTGCCGAATCTCCTGTTCGGCTTGCCTGTTCATCTAAGCCGTCAATAACTCTAAGTAGTGAAACAAGTAAAGCGGCTCGCTTAAATTTTATCTCGCTACCATTGATAGAAATAGGATTACAGTTAATATTTTCTTTGAGACATTTAAAAAAATCAAAATTTTGATTAAAAAAACTATATTTAAAGCCACATTGTTCAATCTTCATTTTTTTACGGTGATATAAACCTATAGTAGCAATAGCTTTAATATATTTTTCCCAAGCATCTGTTCCCCAATTTAACCCATCATAAATACGTTCGCCGGTTCCGCCGTGTTTCTTTGGTTCCATAAGTCTTAAATATCCTAATACATGGTGATGGTCTCTGACTTCCGTTGGCAATAATCTTTTTTTTCCTGTTGTTAGATCAAGTGTTCCAATAACATGACCACAATCATGAAGAAAAATGGCACAAAACAATGTAAATAATTCATGTTCATTAAGAAAATCTGATTTATAATAGAAAATAGGCAGCAACATCCTTTCTGCCAGTAAGAATAGATCATTATGATGACGTAATCCATGATCCACCATTTCAGGAACTCTATCTCCTTTCCAGAGTAAATGACCAATTTCAGCAAGTTTTAAAAATTTATCTTTAAGATCCTTTGTAGTGATAAATTCTAAAAGAGGACTATTTTCAGCTCTGGTCACTAATGGTGGCTTGTTACTGATAAACTGCGCCTTATCTCCAAATACTTTTTCGAGCCCTGTTGTCTTTAATTTTGTCGTCCCGTTTTCGTTTACTGCAACTATTAATCCCGTAATTTTATCTTTGAATTTTGGATAAATATGATTATCCGGTTGTTTATCCTTTAATAATTCTATAACTGATTCAATTTGTGTCCAGGCGGGAATATTTACGTGTAAAGGTAAAGGCGGTAATTCAAGCACATTGTTAGATTCTTCATAAACATATTTGCTGGGAACCTGCTCTAAAATACCTGCTATAACCATGTAGGGAATTAAGGCTTTATAGCCACCTGTAGGTATAAGGATTATATTATATTTTTTTTTGTTATTTTCAATTCCACTCTGTAGAAAGCTCAAGAAGTTGGGCAATCCAACAGCTCCAAATGAATTATCATTTGCATTGCCCAAACCTTGAATATTTGTTTCAATAGAAATAATCTTTTGGTTGTAACTTGTCCCAGTTTCTCCAATAATCGCCCATTTATTTTGAATTAATTCTTTAAGCCAATTTGCACAAAAATGCCCTTCAGGCGTATTAGTTGCCACAAAAAGAATTTTATCATCTGGGCTCAGCTTGAAGCTTGGCTCTGAAAATAAAAGGCTGCTCATCTCAGCACTGGTTTTAGCGATATCATTAAAAAAGTCAGGTAATTGATTCATATATTGGGTCGTATAGTCCCATGCTTCACAATATTCTCGGTATTGAACTCTATTATTTAATGCGTTCTCATGATTTTGAAATACTTGCCAACATTTATTCCATGATCTATAGTCTGTAGGAAACGAAGATGGATTATCTTCATAATTACCTATCATTGAAGTGCCTACTGATATTAAAAAGAAACGGTTCATTAAATTCTCCTTATTTTTATGAGCATTTGAAATATCCATTGCCTATATGTGTTTTAGCACCTATACCATGTTCCTGTAAGGCATTTTGAAGATATTGCGTTGCATTAGAAAGAAGTTTTTGAGCCGAAATATCGACATCTATCTCTTTGCCTTCTTTATCTTGAAATTGAAATTTAGCATCTTTAGCGGCAATAGCGAATTGGAATTTAATTTCTTTTTTGACGGTAAGAAAAAAATTGGGATTTGGCCGCTCATAATCAGCTGGCGGTTTATCCCCTTTACTGCTATAATAGTCACTATAATGCGGATTAACGATATCAATATCATAAGGAGAAATATTCTCTAAAATAGGAACGGCATCCAGAAAAATAACTGTTCCTTTTCTATCCTTCCAATATTTATCCATTATTTCTCCTTCCTCTGCAGATTGAGCACCAAATATAGCGATAAAATCTTTATTTAACCTTTTAGTTTCTCTTCGGTTTTGTTTTTCTGTAAAAACATCTAATTCTATCAGAGCCCAGTCTTGAGCAATTCCTTTCAAAGAACTTCCGGGTAAATAAGGAATTCCCCAAACACGGTCCATAAAAAATCCATTTTCAGCAAGACTTGATATTCCAAGCCCGCAAGCTAAACGACTGGCTGTTGTCAGTTTAAAACTACAAACAGAGTATCCACGTAGCTTAAGTGATTCAAGATGTTTTTTTTGCCGTTCTAAAAAAATTTTACTTGCCGTATCAAAATTGTTAATTTTCGAAATGATCTCAAGGCTCTTGTTTTTTTGATTTTCAGAGGCATCAAAAAAACGATATAATGCAAGACCAGCGTGAATATCATTATGATTTTTATAATTATTCCAATATTGTTTTAAAAATTCAGGTATCATATAGAATCCTTTTAATCTTTATCTGGGATTAATGATGATACTGCCCTTTTAAGCCATGTCCCATAAGCCATAGCTTCTCTAAAAGCAAAGCGATAGACTTCCATATCATTAATTTTGCTAATTAATTGGGTTAGATTAAATTGATCGGTATCACTGTTTAGTTGAGGGACCTCTTTAGATAGCCATTCTTCAAAAATTTTATATACTGGTTTTCCGTCTTTTTTTGTTTCATAAAAAGCTACTGTCTGTAAAAGTCCGCAGGTAAGTAACATGCCTGGAAATTTAGTTGCCCATGATTTAAATTCTGATTTTTTATTATCAAGTTGTGCAATTGTTTTATTAACACTATCAAAAGCATGTTTTGCTCGTTCATGATCTTTATACATAATACTATCCTCGTATTAGCTTACATTTTTTAAATAAAGTGAACTTTTATAATTCCCCTGCCAATAGTTTGATCGCCTCCCAGCCATATACGATCTGGAGTATAATTAGGTTTATTCGTAATGTAATCTAAAACATTCTCATCAGTTAAAAGATTATTTATACTTTTTTTTAAAGGGCTACTGGCGAACACCATTGAATAAAGCAATACTTCTCTTGGCAGACATTCTTCATTCCATAATGCCCCTGTTTGAGCAACGCCTGTCTCATCATTTATCCGATTACGAGTTAAAACTTCAGTTGAAAACTCCACAAAATCTTTAAATACATCATCTGATACAACCGCAATTCTTTTATCAATATCAATCCATGAAGGACTGTCTGTCCATTTAGATTTTAGCCATTTACAAAAACTATAAACTTCAGGTTTATATTCAACATTAAACATCAATTCTTCTAAAATTACTTTTTTGGGGCTTTGCCTATTATTATTCAATTGAACGGTTAGAATATCCGCAGAGTTTTCTATTTTGGGAAGTAAAATGGAATCATTGAGATTAATAGCTATTGTAATAGCTTCTTTTAAATTATTATCAATTAAATCTAATCCGCAAGACTTGAGGGTAAGAATGTCACGGTAGAAACGAGTTATTGCTAATGGACAGGTAATATAGGCGAACGTCCCTTTTAAAGAACGAACCGGAAATAGTAAGATTTTTGCATCACTGAAGGCAATAGAACCTGCATGCTCACCAGGGTTTCCAGGATTGTTGTTGGAATCTTTTTTTTGCGAGTCTGGACCAAAAACAATAAAGAGTTCATCATTTTTAAGCTTTTTTGCTTCAAAATGATCACGCATAGCGCCTTTTATTCCAGAAGAATGAATGATGGGCCAATTGGTTACCTTTTCTCTCTGGATAGGAAGATCAATAGCTCCAACACCTTCACCAGCTCCAGCATGGACCAAAGATTCAGTATAAAAAAACATCAGTTTCCCTTTTGTATACATGTCACCAACCTCCGATTAATGGTATGCCAAAACCTTCCTTACCAGGGCCGTATTCGCCATCATATGGAAGTTTTGAACACCATGTTTTAAAATTAAGTTCATCATAAATTGTTTTTGCTAAGTTCTCTTTTTCATTATCATTCAATTTTTGCCACTGGGTTTGATCAGCTTTAAAAAAATAAACAGTTCCTGCAGGAACGGCTTTGTGTATAGGTTTTGGCTCTTTTTTTTGAATATCCCATCCGCCTATATGGATAGGTTTAGTAGTACAGATTGAAACAAGTTCAAAAGAAAAGTTGCAATTAGTAAGTTTTAGATAAATTTTATTATTACTGAAAGAACAGTTATCAGGTAAACATCCTTTTTTAAAAATTGACGGTGTAATGAAATAAGCTTTAAATCGCCCGGCATTTTTTATTTTTTCAAGAATTTTTGTAACAATATCTTTATGAAAAACACTCCAAGATGTTTCTTGATTATTCGGCAATTTAGTAAAATAAACTACTTTGGACTCACCACCAAGCTTTAAATAACCATGTTCAGGGAAATTGGGGTCTGCTCCCTCTACTTTTATCCAATAACCATATACAATATCTGATAAATCTGAAAATCGAAAGTGAAGAGATCTATAGAGCATACCTTCTTTTGCTGTCCGTATATTATTGTCAATATAAATGCCTGTTCTAAATTCTTCTTTTACCACATCATTAGAAAGCCAAAATGATCGAGGCCTAAAATTACCAAGCTTAGTATTAAGAATATATTGAGAAAGAATAGAGCCATCAGGCAAATAATATTTATCTGCAAGGCTATCAACCTGTTTCCCTGCTAATGGAGGATTCTGATTTTGCTGGTCAATCATTTGGATATCAGGGGCATCAAGATCCCAACCCATATCTGTAGAAAAATTCAAAACAGGAGCTAAATAATTCATATTAAAACTATCTTTTTGCATTACTAAATCATGGGGAAATGGGAATGCAACTGTATTATTTTTAAATTTATCCATTCTCGCTAAAAAAGGTCCCTTGATGTAAAGTGATCCAAATTGTAGATTATCGCCATAATAATTACTGTATGATAAATTTCCAGAAGAAGAAATCATCCCCATAGTTCGAAGAGCGCCATAAAGTGTTCTTGGAAAAGGTGGAAATACCATCGTTGCTTCTACATCTTCACCTGCATCAAAAGGAAGACCTCCTCGATAAAATTGTGTATCTATAGGTCTAATAAATAATTCCATTATCTTCCACCTCCTTTGGCAACATAATGAGCTAAATCCATTAAATTTATAAAATCACTAAAAAAATTACGATTTTGAGTTATTCCA from Desulfobacterales bacterium encodes the following:
- the cmr6 gene encoding type III-B CRISPR module RAMP protein Cmr6, with product MIPEFLKQYWNNYKNHNDIHAGLALYRFFDASENQKNKSLEIISKINNFDTASKIFLERQKKHLESLKLRGYSVCSFKLTTASRLACGLGISSLAENGFFMDRVWGIPYLPGSSLKGIAQDWALIELDVFTEKQNRRETKRLNKDFIAIFGAQSAEEGEIMDKYWKDRKGTVIFLDAVPILENISPYDIDIVNPHYSDYYSSKGDKPPADYERPNPNFFLTVKKEIKFQFAIAAKDAKFQFQDKEGKEIDVDISAQKLLSNATQYLQNALQEHGIGAKTHIGNGYFKCS
- the cmr5 gene encoding type III-B CRISPR module-associated protein Cmr5, coding for MYKDHERAKHAFDSVNKTIAQLDNKKSEFKSWATKFPGMLLTCGLLQTVAFYETKKDGKPVYKIFEEWLSKEVPQLNSDTDQFNLTQLISKINDMEVYRFAFREAMAYGTWLKRAVSSLIPDKD
- the cmr4 gene encoding type III-B CRISPR module RAMP protein Cmr4 → MYTKGKLMFFYTESLVHAGAGEGVGAIDLPIQREKVTNWPIIHSSGIKGAMRDHFEAKKLKNDELFIVFGPDSQKKDSNNNPGNPGEHAGSIAFSDAKILLFPVRSLKGTFAYITCPLAITRFYRDILTLKSCGLDLIDNNLKEAITIAINLNDSILLPKIENSADILTVQLNNNRQSPKKVILEELMFNVEYKPEVYSFCKWLKSKWTDSPSWIDIDKRIAVVSDDVFKDFVEFSTEVLTRNRINDETGVAQTGALWNEECLPREVLLYSMVFASSPLKKSINNLLTDENVLDYITNKPNYTPDRIWLGGDQTIGRGIIKVHFI
- the cmr3 gene encoding type III-B CRISPR module-associated protein Cmr3, whose protein sequence is MELFIRPIDTQFYRGGLPFDAGEDVEATMVFPPFPRTLYGALRTMGMISSSGNLSYSNYYGDNLQFGSLYIKGPFLARMDKFKNNTVAFPFPHDLVMQKDSFNMNYLAPVLNFSTDMGWDLDAPDIQMIDQQNQNPPLAGKQVDSLADKYYLPDGSILSQYILNTKLGNFRPRSFWLSNDVVKEEFRTGIYIDNNIRTAKEGMLYRSLHFRFSDLSDIVYGYWIKVEGADPNFPEHGYLKLGGESKVVYFTKLPNNQETSWSVFHKDIVTKILEKIKNAGRFKAYFITPSIFKKGCLPDNCSFSNNKIYLKLTNCNFSFELVSICTTKPIHIGGWDIQKKEPKPIHKAVPAGTVYFFKADQTQWQKLNDNEKENLAKTIYDELNFKTWCSKLPYDGEYGPGKEGFGIPLIGGW